One window of Nymphaea colorata isolate Beijing-Zhang1983 chromosome 11, ASM883128v2, whole genome shotgun sequence genomic DNA carries:
- the LOC116263937 gene encoding putative cysteine-rich receptor-like protein kinase 9, with protein sequence MGRIPCCFVFLVVLFQPLKLAEMAETPFWYCASNSTFSTNSTFDHNLRRALASLVANVSLTGFYDATVGKKPDQVLAAVLCRGDLDGEACQACVSESATQIIQRCPSNRAALCVFQECISYYRDTNFTIPQSFMNFSLPGPGAIPDPQRFRPILIPFFNNLIVSATTNRSGRFFWGDKFTQKILLSTAQHSAYNT encoded by the coding sequence ATGGGTAGAATACCCTGTTGCTTCGTCTTCCTTGTGGTCCTTTTCCAGCCACTGAAACTTGCAGAGATGGCCGAGACTCCCTTTTGGTACTGCGCCAGCAACTCAACCTTCTCGACGAACAGCACCTTCGATCACAACCTGCGCCGCGCATTAGCTTCTCTGGTAGCCAACGTTTCCCTCACCGGCTTCTACGACGCCACCGTGGGCAAGAAACCCGACCAAGTCCTTGCGGCGGTTCTGTGCCGAGGCGACCTCGACGGGGAAGCTTGTCAGGCCTGTGTGTCTGAGTCCGCCACACAGATCATTCAGCGCTGCCCCAGCAACAGAGCGGCTCTCTGTGTCTTCCAGGAATGCATCTCGTACTACCGCGATACCAACTTTACTATACCTCAATCGTTCATGAATTTTTCTCTCCCGGGCCCTGGAGCGATCCCCGACCCTCAAAGATTCAGGCCCATACTCATTCCCTTCTTCAACAACCTCATCGTTTCCGCCACCACCAACCGCTCAGGACGCTTCTTCTGGGGCGACAAGTTTACACAAAAGATATTACTGTCTACGGCACAGCACAGTGCATACAATACTTGA